The Magnolia sinica isolate HGM2019 chromosome 9, MsV1, whole genome shotgun sequence genome contains a region encoding:
- the LOC131256598 gene encoding uncharacterized protein LOC131256598, producing MEHGEDLKTRSDPKVEILERGEIFFFYRPKVDKEEAHGVDDVQRLYIVLRAESGERTVEEKQSSNSGKKGASQSVNKGADEGGHGSEEVNIEKQPLLRFIVMGRKSLPDPSKRRQPYWGFVEMVTTKIEDVKTALKGAEYDTVTRGHRHKPLARALAEGVYRILRHNSGRKVHTHLIYKLEFPPEDIENGPQEVFNIEREGSFLIQIKNPDQRTTSSRFSSLQSKRKAVFPAHLQGQFGQHRYSPVDPPDFLNYEGCEFLLISASDDIEEELGLDIKTEECSDAACSDLIQMFGETVPTASLLRGTWV from the exons GAAAGAGGAGAAATATTCTTCTTTTATAGGCCTAAGGTTGACAAAGAAGAAGCCCATGGCGTCGACGATGTTCAAAGGTTGTACATTGTCCTACGGGCAGAATCTGGTGAGAGGACAGTTGAAGAAAAGCAATCTTCGAATTCTGGCAAGAAGGGTGCGTCGCAATCTGTTAACAAAGGAGCTGACGAAGGTGGCCATGGGAGTGAG GAAGTGAATATTGAGAAGCAACCTCTGCTCCGGTTCATCGTGATGGGCCGCAAGAGCCTTCCGGATCCGAGCAAGAGAAGGCAGCCTTACTGGGGATTTGTAGAGATGGTCACTACAAAGATTGAAGATGTGAAGACTGCTCTGAAAGGAG CTGAATATGACACTGTGACTCGAGGCCATAGGCACAAACCCCTGGCACGAGCGCTTGCGGAAGGCGTTTATCGGATCTTGAGGCACAATTCAGGTAGAAAAGTACACACCCATCTGATCTATAAGCTAGAATTCCCTCCAGAAGACATCGAAAATGGGCCGCAAGAGGTGTTCAACATCGAACGGGAGGGCTCATTCCTCATACAAATAAAGAACCCAGATCAACGGACCACCTCATCACGCTTCAGCAGTCTCCAGAGCAAGCGCAAGGCTGTCTTCCCTGCTCACCTCCAAGGTCAATTCGGGCAGCATCGGTACTCCCCGGTAGACCCGCCGGACTTCTTGAATTACGAAGGCTGTGAGTTTTTGCTCATATCAgcatccgatgacatcgaagaggaGTTGGGTCTGGATATCAAGACCGAAGAATGTTCCGACGCTGCTTGTTCGGATCTAATACAGATGTTCGGCGAGACAGTGCCAACTGCATCGCTGCTCAGGGGCACATGGGTGTAG